One genomic segment of Nitrososphaerales archaeon includes these proteins:
- a CDS encoding heme o synthase, which yields MHTIRNTIINYFEVTKPKIWSLLLFTAIGAFIVASEGQIPYDRLFLMIAAVTLGSAGANTLTNYIDRDIDSVMNRTRLRPIPSRRIYPAVKALYFGLILVILSFITSYILNPLTLILMMLGIFDNVIIYSKIFKRKNPINIIVGGFSGGIPALIGYSAVKGFIDTISLIIAALVVLWIPTHIWSLAIRYKEDYIAAKVPMLPVVVSEKVAVRCIGSTSLLMFIFSIIPFLLNIFGTIYLITAIIFGGAMFLLNLWLIAKPTKERAWIVFKFSSPYLALIFTAMILDVLLR from the coding sequence GTGCACACCATTAGGAATACCATCATAAATTATTTTGAAGTGACCAAACCGAAGATCTGGTCTCTACTCTTATTCACGGCCATCGGTGCATTTATTGTAGCTAGTGAAGGGCAGATCCCTTACGATCGGTTATTTCTCATGATCGCCGCCGTAACGCTCGGCTCTGCTGGGGCGAATACACTCACAAATTATATCGATAGAGATATCGATAGCGTTATGAATCGCACAAGGTTGAGGCCCATACCATCTAGAAGGATCTACCCTGCCGTTAAAGCCCTCTACTTCGGCCTAATCCTTGTGATCTTATCATTTATCACTTCATACATTTTAAATCCACTCACACTTATCCTGATGATGCTGGGCATCTTCGATAATGTTATAATCTATAGTAAGATCTTCAAAAGGAAGAATCCTATCAATATAATCGTTGGAGGTTTCTCTGGTGGCATACCAGCGTTGATCGGTTATTCGGCTGTAAAGGGCTTCATTGATACCATTTCACTTATTATAGCAGCGTTGGTGGTGTTGTGGATCCCGACTCACATATGGAGCCTTGCCATCAGATATAAAGAGGATTATATCGCTGCAAAGGTGCCCATGCTCCCTGTAGTCGTAAGTGAAAAAGTAGCGGTAAGGTGCATAGGTTCAACCTCTCTACTCATGTTCATATTTAGCATAATACCATTCTTGCTCAATATATTCGGCACAATCTATCTTATCACAGCTATTATCTTTGGAGGGGCGATGTTCTTATTGAATCTATGGCTCATCGCAAAGCCGACCAAAGAAAGGGCTTGGATAGTATTCAAATTTTCTAGCCCCTATCTTGCGTTGATCTTTACCGCCATGATCTTGGATGTCTTATTAAGGTAG
- a CDS encoding molybdenum cofactor guanylyltransferase — protein sequence MATVILSGGLSKRMGSDKGLLILGDKPLILHIIEVVKNFSDEIIVAISRNSNILNYKKILPDDVYLVIDLLPKQSPVVGIYSGLSRVTTDYAFIVSCDTPFVNSKVVKFLFEEAIDFDAAIPRWPNGFIEPLHAVYRVVSTLKSAKEAYEANELRNLDIVKRLKRVKYIPIDKIREFDRELYTFFNINTPEDFERAIKIIESKKDKDKDK from the coding sequence ATGGCGACCGTAATCCTCTCTGGAGGTTTGAGTAAAAGAATGGGTTCAGATAAAGGATTATTGATCTTAGGTGATAAACCATTAATTTTACATATCATCGAAGTTGTGAAGAATTTCTCGGATGAAATCATCGTTGCCATAAGTCGGAACTCCAACATTTTAAACTACAAGAAGATATTGCCCGATGATGTATACTTAGTGATCGATCTACTCCCTAAGCAGAGCCCAGTGGTAGGTATCTATAGTGGGTTGTCTAGAGTGACTACAGATTATGCCTTTATAGTATCTTGTGATACACCTTTTGTGAATTCAAAGGTCGTTAAATTCTTATTTGAAGAGGCGATAGATTTTGATGCCGCTATACCTCGATGGCCCAATGGTTTTATCGAACCATTACACGCAGTATATAGGGTGGTGAGTACTTTAAAGTCAGCCAAGGAAGCATATGAAGCTAACGAATTGAGGAATTTAGATATCGTTAAGAGGTTAAAAAGGGTAAAGTATATACCTATAGATAAGATTAGAGAATTCGATCGAGAATTATACACATTCTTCAATATCAACACACCTGAAGATTTCGAACGGGCTATTAAGATTATTGAGAGTAAAAAAGATAAAGATAAGGATAAATAA
- a CDS encoding twin-arginine translocase TatA/TatE family subunit: MFNHYLQIWGLQGWEIILIAAIILILFGAKKIPELARSLGRAKAEFKRGQEEVEEGVSEKERLEKVAKELGISTEGKNVEELRKEIQKALEKGS; this comes from the coding sequence ATGTTCAATCACTATCTACAGATTTGGGGTTTGCAAGGTTGGGAGATTATACTCATAGCTGCGATAATACTGATTTTATTCGGTGCGAAGAAGATCCCTGAACTTGCCCGATCACTTGGACGTGCAAAGGCTGAGTTCAAGAGGGGGCAGGAAGAAGTCGAAGAAGGTGTGAGTGAGAAGGAAAGGTTGGAAAAGGTTGCGAAAGAATTAGGTATTAGTACAGAAGGCAAGAATGTTGAAGAGTTGCGAAAGGAGATTCAAAAGGCTCTCGAAAAAGGCTCTTGA
- the hisG gene encoding ATP phosphoribosyltransferase: protein MNKVKFAIPKGSLEKATFNILERAWYKIYGSDRTYRPIISDPEIELKILRPQEIPVSVAEGLHDVGITGEDWIRETNAQVEKLLNLEYGRVKLVCAIPQNSPFNSLSDMLKAFHREKKDLRISTEYLNLASWYIKSNPIYKELYGDEDPLTVTPWWRKGSNPRVTIYLSFGATEAKPPEEADMIIDITETGTTLEQNNLKIIEKILESSAILIANREAMKDRWKCEKIYDILTLLKGVLDGEKKLHIFVNVKKENLNELLKQLPALKKPTVSPLSQKGWYSVNTVIDKREFQMLLPILRRLAQGLVVHEPQQILSLEDIVKKSDND, encoded by the coding sequence TTGAATAAGGTCAAATTCGCCATACCGAAAGGTTCACTGGAGAAAGCTACATTTAACATCCTCGAGCGTGCATGGTATAAAATCTATGGTAGCGATAGAACCTATAGGCCTATCATCAGCGATCCAGAGATCGAACTGAAGATACTAAGGCCTCAAGAAATCCCCGTAAGTGTGGCAGAAGGATTGCATGACGTGGGTATTACAGGTGAGGATTGGATACGGGAGACGAACGCTCAAGTAGAGAAGCTCTTGAATTTAGAGTATGGCCGGGTTAAATTAGTATGTGCAATACCACAAAACTCTCCTTTCAACTCACTATCTGATATGCTCAAAGCCTTTCATAGGGAGAAGAAGGATCTAAGGATTTCAACAGAATACTTGAATCTTGCATCTTGGTATATAAAGTCAAACCCCATCTATAAGGAGCTCTACGGTGATGAGGATCCTTTAACTGTAACTCCCTGGTGGAGAAAAGGGAGTAATCCAAGGGTGACGATCTACCTCTCCTTCGGTGCTACAGAAGCGAAACCTCCCGAAGAAGCGGATATGATCATCGATATCACAGAGACCGGTACTACGTTAGAGCAGAATAACCTAAAGATCATTGAGAAGATCCTCGAATCATCGGCTATATTGATCGCCAATAGAGAGGCTATGAAGGATAGATGGAAGTGTGAGAAGATCTACGATATACTCACACTATTGAAGGGTGTCTTAGATGGTGAAAAGAAACTTCACATATTTGTGAATGTAAAGAAAGAGAATCTAAATGAATTACTCAAACAGTTACCCGCATTGAAGAAACCTACGGTGAGCCCATTATCTCAAAAGGGATGGTACTCTGTGAACACAGTTATAGATAAACGAGAGTTCCAAATGTTGCTACCGATCCTCCGTAGGCTTGCCCAAGGCCTCGTCGTACATGAACCTCAACAGATCCTATCGTTAGAAGATATCGTCAAGAAAAGTGATAATGATTGA
- the hisD gene encoding histidinol dehydrogenase — protein MIRVEMVTDERLESIIDELNKLRSIKYIDRRIEQDVKKIIQDVIDRGDAALIEYTEKFDGVKLDRDEIMIKREEIDEAYSKVGEREISALKVIKKNIMRVEERNLKGLRWRIRNKGVEIINHIKPIESVGCYVPGGRASYPSSVLMTAIPSIVAGVPRIAICTPPSRSKTLNPLTLVAADICGVKEIYRVGGAQAIAALAYGTESIKPVKKIVGPGNIYVTVAKKIVSSDVSIDILAGPTELLIIADHKTDLKNVVRDLISQAEHGEESICGVVTTSKDIADRIIDLLKKILPSIERRGIVENALSNRSFIAICESMDQVIKFANLFAPEHLEIMVEGADEYVDKIDSAGLILLGEYSPSTMSDYYVGTNHVLPTGGSASIYSALSILDFVKRINVVKCSKEYLRRSAETIRTVATIEGLYNHWLAVEERLKED, from the coding sequence TTGATAAGGGTTGAAATGGTTACAGATGAGCGATTAGAATCTATAATCGATGAATTGAATAAGTTACGATCTATCAAATACATCGATCGAAGAATCGAGCAGGATGTGAAGAAGATCATTCAAGATGTTATCGATAGGGGTGATGCGGCATTGATAGAGTACACCGAAAAGTTCGATGGTGTGAAATTGGATAGAGATGAGATCATGATCAAACGAGAGGAGATCGATGAGGCATATTCAAAGGTCGGTGAGAGGGAGATCTCGGCCCTGAAGGTCATAAAGAAGAATATCATGAGAGTAGAAGAGAGGAATTTAAAGGGGTTGAGATGGAGAATACGCAACAAAGGTGTAGAGATCATCAACCATATCAAACCTATTGAGAGTGTAGGGTGCTATGTTCCGGGTGGAAGGGCATCTTATCCGAGCTCTGTGTTGATGACCGCTATACCATCGATCGTTGCTGGTGTGCCTAGAATCGCCATCTGTACCCCACCATCAAGGTCGAAGACCCTAAATCCACTTACATTGGTCGCAGCTGACATCTGTGGTGTAAAGGAGATTTATAGGGTCGGTGGAGCACAGGCGATAGCGGCATTAGCTTACGGTACAGAGAGTATAAAGCCCGTGAAGAAGATCGTCGGTCCGGGCAATATATATGTGACTGTAGCGAAGAAGATCGTTTCTAGTGATGTATCGATAGATATACTCGCAGGGCCTACAGAGCTGTTGATAATCGCAGACCATAAAACCGATCTGAAGAACGTGGTGAGAGATTTAATCTCACAGGCTGAGCACGGTGAAGAGAGTATATGTGGTGTAGTGACAACCTCTAAAGATATAGCCGATCGAATAATCGATCTTCTCAAAAAAATTCTACCATCTATAGAGAGGAGGGGGATTGTGGAGAATGCGCTATCGAATAGAAGCTTTATCGCCATATGTGAAAGTATGGATCAAGTAATTAAGTTTGCGAATCTATTTGCTCCAGAGCATCTTGAAATCATGGTGGAAGGGGCCGATGAGTATGTAGATAAGATCGATTCTGCTGGGCTCATACTCCTCGGTGAATACTCCCCTTCTACTATGAGTGATTACTATGTAGGGACGAATCACGTCCTCCCCACTGGTGGATCTGCTTCGATCTACTCAGCCCTATCGATACTGGACTTTGTTAAAAGAATAAATGTGGTGAAGTGCTCAAAGGAATATTTAAGGAGATCTGCCGAGACCATTCGCACGGTCGCTACTATAGAGGGTCTTTACAATCATTGGCTAGCTGTAGAGGAGAGGCTTAAGGAAGATTGA
- the hisB gene encoding imidazoleglycerol-phosphate dehydratase HisB: MRIGRVERETRETKVLVELNVDGEGKAEVDTSIKYLDHLIKTLATHSSFDIKVEAKGDLQHHIIEDLAICLGESLNRALGERKGISRFGYAMVPMDESLAYVSVDLVRRPFCVLNLKIEKDNVEGIVREDIYHFIRSFTHSLQATVHIQVQYGDNEHHKVEAAFKALALALRQAVSSDVKRRDIPSSKGVM, encoded by the coding sequence ATGAGGATCGGGAGGGTCGAAAGGGAGACTCGTGAAACGAAGGTCTTAGTAGAATTGAATGTAGATGGTGAAGGGAAGGCAGAGGTAGATACGAGTATAAAGTACCTTGATCATCTGATAAAGACCCTCGCCACTCATAGCTCATTCGATATAAAGGTGGAGGCTAAGGGCGATTTACAGCACCACATCATCGAAGATTTGGCGATATGCCTTGGTGAGAGTTTAAATAGAGCACTGGGTGAGCGTAAGGGGATCTCAAGATTTGGTTACGCGATGGTGCCTATGGATGAATCCTTGGCTTATGTGAGTGTAGATCTGGTAAGGAGGCCATTCTGCGTATTGAATCTAAAGATAGAGAAAGATAATGTAGAGGGTATTGTGAGGGAGGATATCTACCATTTTATTCGATCCTTTACCCATTCTCTACAGGCGACGGTTCACATACAGGTCCAGTATGGTGATAATGAGCACCATAAGGTTGAGGCAGCGTTCAAAGCATTGGCACTGGCATTGAGGCAGGCGGTCTCGAGCGATGTAAAGCGTAGAGATATCCCGAGCTCGAAGGGTGTTATGTAG
- the hisH gene encoding imidazole glycerol phosphate synthase subunit HisH, which produces MRIAILDYGVGNLFSIKCALERLGVDAYITPYLEKGEFDGIILPGVGNFTHASRHLTQNAAYIDLIVNKGTPIFGICLGMQLLFEESEEGHGDGLKLLLGKVLKLPKGVKIPHIGWNRLKVKKSHKLVDGIEDNSWVYFAHSYYPKPNESSICIAEVSYGITFPVIVANKNIFGTQFHPEKSGEVGNQILRNFLELCRR; this is translated from the coding sequence TTGCGTATAGCGATATTGGATTATGGTGTCGGTAATCTCTTTAGTATAAAGTGTGCCTTAGAGAGGTTAGGTGTCGATGCATATATAACGCCATATTTGGAGAAGGGTGAATTTGATGGTATAATTCTACCCGGTGTAGGAAACTTTACACACGCTTCCAGACATCTAACTCAAAATGCTGCATATATTGATTTGATCGTGAATAAAGGTACCCCAATCTTCGGGATCTGCTTGGGCATGCAACTCTTATTTGAAGAGAGTGAAGAAGGTCATGGAGATGGTCTAAAGTTACTATTGGGCAAGGTATTGAAACTACCAAAGGGTGTGAAGATCCCTCACATAGGTTGGAATCGCCTTAAGGTAAAGAAGTCACATAAACTTGTGGATGGAATCGAAGATAATTCGTGGGTCTACTTCGCACACTCCTACTATCCAAAGCCCAACGAATCGAGTATCTGTATTGCAGAGGTTAGCTATGGTATCACATTTCCCGTGATCGTAGCTAATAAGAATATCTTTGGGACTCAATTTCATCCAGAGAAGTCTGGTGAGGTTGGGAATCAAATATTGAGGAACTTTCTTGAGCTATGTAGGCGGTGA